AGGTGAATTATGCAATTCCGTACGGGATCATAGGTAGAATGGCCAATAGAATATTTGTCGGAAAAGAAGTGAAAACTATCTTTGATCACCGCTATAAGGTACTACAGGATTATTTTCAAAATAGGATAATAAAAGCTTAAAAGTGTAAAAATGGCAATATTAACCTTTCTCCTTTGTGCATTAATAATCATTGTCACTTTCCTATTTATGGAATTTGTAGCATGGTTTACCCATAAGTATGTTATGCATGGCTTTTTATGGGTATGGCACAGGTCACACCATAAAAAGCACAATCATACACTGGAAAGAAATGACCTGTTCGCCCTGGTCTTCAGTTTGCCCAGCATCGGGCTTATTTACTACTCTACCTTGATCAACTATTCTCCATATTTACTGTCAGTTGGGATAGGAATACTATGCTACGGGGTCTTTTATTTCATTTTTCATGACATTATAGTACATCAAAGAATCAGATGGCGTCCTAAGAAAAGAAGCAAATATCTGGAGCGTATGATCAACGCCCATTACATTCATCATAAAAAACACACAAAAGAAGATGGCGAAGCCTTTGGTTTCCTTTATGCTCCTAAAAAGTATAAAGTAAAAGATATAAGAAAATC
This region of Fulvivirga ulvae genomic DNA includes:
- a CDS encoding sterol desaturase family protein, which codes for MAILTFLLCALIIIVTFLFMEFVAWFTHKYVMHGFLWVWHRSHHKKHNHTLERNDLFALVFSLPSIGLIYYSTLINYSPYLLSVGIGILCYGVFYFIFHDIIVHQRIRWRPKKRSKYLERMINAHYIHHKKHTKEDGEAFGFLYAPKKYKVKDIRKS